A segment of the Cenarchaeum symbiosum A genome:
GTGCTCTTTCAGGTCGTATCTTGTAGATGCGGTAAACTTTGGCAGCAATACGTCCACGTCCCTCTCACTCAATCCACCAGTCCACTCGCGCATCTGTCCTGCCGACAGTGACTCCTCCAGCTCCCTCATGCCTCCGGGTTCCGGCAGCAACACCACCATGGACAGCCGGTCTCCCTCGTACGGCATCCTGAGCACCTGCAGCCCGTCATATTCTGCATAACTGAACCGGTCCTTGGCATACATGTATTCCGCCGACCCGCCGGAGGGCCCGTGCCATTCATTCTCCTGTGTATACTCCGGAGCAAACGGCTTTACCCATGCCCCCTTGAAATATATCGCGTTTGTAATCACAAGTACTGTGTATGGATTCAATTCGTCTATTACTTCCGGTATCTTTTCGTTGGTTGCATCCGACACCCACCCGTTTATTCTATCTATCGGGTCCTCCCCCGGGTTCTCTATGGTGGCAAGGTATGTACTGCGGCCGACGTCAAGGTATCCCGGCGATATCTCACCTACAAAGGGCCACAGCGCGTTTGCCATTACCAGTTCGGCGTGCGGGTTGTCGCGGTTTATAGACGCCATCACATGCGCCGTCATGTTATGGCGCGCCCGCGCGTCGGGCTCAAAGCCGAAGGCATCCTCTAGTTCTTTGGCCCCCTCGCCACCGGCCCCCTCGTATAGCATCGAGAACGCGGCGTACATGCCAAGCGGTGAAAAGAAGATGTTTCCCTCCTCTCCGGAGACCTGCCTGTAAAAGTCGGCGGCAAAGCCGTTGTTTGAATCGGCTATCTCCTGCGGGATGACAGCGGACTCTATCTCCGAGGCGCTGACCACGGGTAGGCCAGCAAGGTCAGTAGGTCCTGTCCCGGCGAGCTCCGAAGTGCCCATCTCTACGGGCTCCGGGGTGTCCCGTGTGTCGGATGCCGGCAGTACCACGTATCCAACTGCTGCGGCCACCACTGCCGCGGCTGCAGCCGCAAGGTACGCCTTCCTCAACGGACGACCACCCGGCACGCTAAATTGTGCTGGTGATGGTGTGTGGAAACTGCAAGCGGTACAAAGATGGACATGGTGACAATTATCTGCACGTCCATTGGAGGCGATCTTCGCTGGACGTATATAAAAGACATGCCCAAGGTGTAGGCGGATATACAGGTTCAGGTGTGGAAAAAATCACCGAGATGTGTGGTTATCGGGTGTGGCTTTCGGATGGACCAATGCGCACAGTAGGCATTCTGGTTGTATAAGCAGAATCCATGATATGTGGGCCCGCCTTGGCAGCTCTTGTGCATTCAAACTTGGTTTTCAGGGAGCATTCGGATATGGCAGGAATCCTAGACATATGACCACTGACCATCTAAAGGCAATTAATTCATGTTCAAAATTGTTGTCAGTCATCGTCCATTGAGTGTGGCGGGATATGCGTTCTGATACTTTTACTCCGGACGTACTAGATTCAGTCCATCTTCTACATTCTCCCAAGCGCTGAACATCTTATAATGATAATACTCGCTAATGTTGTTACACAAACTAAGATCCGTGCGGACATCAATCAGCGATGGGACCTCGAAGTTAGAATCAAACACACAGGTTGACCCCCAGTGTACGCCTACTATGCTTGCTGCGTCTCCCTCATGATGGACTATGGCAGATCCGCTGTCTCCCCCCTGACTCGGATATATTCCTATTCCCATGTTACGCAATGTACCACTGAAGCTAAGATGTGTGGCATTCTTGTACATAAGAATACCGGGCCCGTTGTTGTACCAGCCGTAGATCGTAATTTCCTCCAGGCGTTCTACGTCTGCCAGCCTCCCCCAAGCCACCTCGGTTACCGTTCCGTTGTGCGCCCTCACCTTGCTGCCCACGGTAATATCTGATACCGTTATGGGTATAAAAGCAGCATCAATATTCCCACCATTGCGTAGTGTCCCGTGCTTATTCGACAGGTATTTTATTGTCCCATCCTCTCTGCTTTCTATGTTATGGACAAAGAAAGTTTTTCCATAACGTTCCTCAATGCTGTGTGCCGCAACGACGACGCCATGATGAGACTGGTTGTAGGCCCCGGTGGCTATCGTGCCGGGATAATTCTCAAGCTCCCCTGTACTGTTCCTCAACCTAGCAATATGTCTGTCCCCCCCAAAGAACTCAACCGCATCGCCGCCAAGCTGCGGGAAAGACCCATCTGGTAAGTGACATGACTCCGCCATGGAGTCCGTAGCCTCGCACTGGTCAGGGCACCCGTCGCCGGAGCTCCCGGCCTGATTGGGGCACGAGTCTGACGCATCGGCAACGCCGTCGCCGTCAGAGTCTTGCGATGGCATGTACCCATCGCGGAGAGTCCCCGTGATCCTAACGTTATCGACTGCCACCTCCTCCGAGCTGGTCGACGGGTCGGCCGAGAACCGCAGTGAAAAGCCCGACCTGAGATAGTCTCCCAAGTGATACCCCTCCGAGTGCCACATGTCATCTGCCGAGCCGTTGTTCTCGCTCCACTCGAATATTGTAGTCCACGATGAGCCGCTGTACAGCTCTACCTTCAGGTACTCGTCATCGTCGAGCGACCTGTCGACGAACCTGTCAAAGTGCAGCGCGGCTGATGTGTACGGGGAGAGGTCCAATGAACTGGCAAGCTCCATCGTGCAGTCCGGGCAGGAGCCCTCCGCCTCCGCCACCAGGTTGTCGTCGGGCCAGCCTTCGAGATACCGCAGATACTCATCTGATACCTTGTTCTCCCAGTCGCCATCGACGGTCCAGGCCGAGAGGCCGCCCTCAAAGTCATCCGAGAATATTACAGTCCCCTCCGGCCGCACGGACGTGTCATGGAGCGTCCCGTTGATCCTGATATTGTCCACGCCGACGTCCTCTGAGCTGCTTGACGGGTCGGCCGAGAATCGCAGTGAAAAGTCAGACCCGAGATAGTCCGCCAGATCATAGCTCTCCGGATGCCACACGTCATCAGCCGAGCCCTCGTCCTCGCTCCACTCGAAAATGGTGGCCCACGATGCGCCGTCGGAGAGCTCCACTTTCAGGTACTCGTCATCGTCCATAGCATCGTCCACAAACCTGTCAAAGCTCAGCGTGGCGGACTTGTATAAGGAGAGGTCCAAGGCGCTGGCAAGCTCCATTGTACAGTCCGAACAGCGGCCGTCCGCTTCTGCCACCAGGTTGTCGTCGGGCCAGTCCGCGGGGTACCGCTGCAGCTCATCTGATACCTTGCTCTCCCAGTTGCCCTCGACGGTCCAGGCCGAGAGGCCGCCCTCAAAGTCGTCCGAGAATATGACGTCATCCGAGGATGCCGGAGGCGGTGTAAAGACGACGGGCGCCGTGTCGGGGCATCCGTCGGTGTCCTGGTACTGGTTTACTGTCTCGGCTGTGTATATGCACTGGTCCACGCTGTTGGGTATGCCGTCGTTGTCAAAGTCCAGGGTTGCCGGATCAAGCATGACCGGCACCTCATATCCATAATCGTTGATTATAGTCGTGTATGTAGTGCACCGGCTGGTCGTCCTCTCGGGAAGGCATCTCGTGATATACCTGCCCCAATAGTAGCAGAGATGGTCCTCCCCGTCTGGCGGGCACGGCGTGGCCTCGCGCGACAAGGCATCGGGTATGACTATCCCAAAGATTATCTCCACGGGTATTATAACGCCGGCATCCTCCTGTATGTCCGATATCGTGGGAGGGTCATAGGACTGCGCGGGGTCCAGCCAGACCACCAGCGTCTCGTTGTCATAGTCCACGTATACCATCTCGTAGAATATCTTCTCGTCCGCGTATCCGGTATTGGCTATGGCGGATGAGGTATCCTCCATGATGGTGGTTATGGCGCTGTGGCCCCTCTCGAGCTCGTTGACTATGCCTACGGGTCCCACAGTCTGGTCGTCGGGGATTATGTCCAGTTTATCCGCGGGGGCGCCTACGCCGGTATCCTGCTGCGCCAGGGCCATTCCCGCAGGTATCAGCAGTGCGATCAGGAGTATGGCATGTTTCATTGTACGCGCGGGCCGGGTTGTGATACGATGTAACTGTGGCGTGCCGGTGCTTGTGAGTGTTTACACTGCGCGTGGATTTGGCTGAAGGCAGCGTGCCCCGTTTGGACAGGGGGTTATACGGCACAGGGCGATCCGGAATTTGGAAGATTCCCATGTCATTTGCCCACTCTTTGATCCACGGCACCTATATTGGACAGAGCCAGATTTAATTGAATGCAGGATGGGATTCGGGGCGTGGAGACCGCAGACTATGTCAAGGCAGGCGCCATCGCCGCAGAGGTGCGCGAGATGGCAAGGTCAAAGGACTGGGTGGGAAGGACCGTCAGCGAGATATGCGATGAGATCGAAGGCGAGATACGCAGGCGCGGCGCAAAGTGCGCGTTTCCAGTCAATACCAGCATAAACGAGGTGGCCGCTCACTATACAGCCGAGCCGGGCGACGGGCTGGCCATAAAGGAGGGCGACCTCGTAAAGATCGATCTTGGCGCGCAGATAAACGGCTTCATAGCGGATACAGCCGTCACCGTAAACTACGACCCCAGATACGACGGACTGGTAGAGGCGGCAGAGGATGCCCTCAAAGGGGCCATGGCCATGATAAAAGAAGGCGTAAAGTCCAGGGACATAGGCAGGGCCATCGAGGGCGTGATCAAGCGGCACGGCTGCAAGCCGATAGCAAACCTGAGCGGGCACTCGCTGGACAGGTATACGATACACGCCGGCAGGTCAATCCCCAACATACTGTCCCTGGGATCGTTCCGCCTGTCCGGCTCCGACGCGTACGCGTGCGAGCCGTTTGTAACAACCGGCGACGGCCTCGGGTTTGTAAGGGAGGGCAGGACCAAGAACATATACGCGCTGGCCACAAGAAAAAGAACCAAGGACGCGGAAGCCGACAGGATGCTCAACTACATCTGGGAGAACTTTAACATGCTGCCCTTTGCCCTGCGCTGGCTGGTGGGCGAATGGGAGGAGCCGCGCGCAAGGGAGCTGCTTGACATCCTTATAGGAAAAAAGGCGGTCCGCGCCTACCCGGTGCTGGTAGAGGCCAACGGCGAAAGGGTGGCGCAGGCCGAGCACACATTCATCCCGAGGGACGACGGCGTGACGGTGACCACAATGGCCGCGCCCTAGCCCTGCGCCTCGCCGAATATCATCTCGATGGTCATCTTCCCCCCGCAGGTGCAGCTTCCGGCGGCGGCAAACACCACATCGCCCTCCCGGAACAGCCGCTTCTCATCCCTGCCGCACGAGCCGCATCGCTCGACCGTATATGGCACGGCGGGCTTTTTGTGCTTCACTGCGAGATCCCCGCCGTGTTCCCCACGCCAATGACGAGCACCGCCTCCCCCTCTGTTGTGCTGTCTCGGATCATCTCGAGCAGCTGCACGCGCACACCATCTGCCGCCTCGGCCACGCTCTTTGGCATCAGGCCGACGGCCTCCTTTGCGGACTGCCTTACTATTATCGAATAGACGGGTATGCCGGCTGCAGCTGCCGCCTCCTCTATCTCAAAGCGCTCTATGCCCAGCCCGCCTATCGCCGCCCCAAAGCCCCGTGCAACTGACGCAGACTCCTCGCCCTCCATCATGAGCGCGGCATCGACCATTATGACCGCGTCGGGCCTGCGCTGCTCGATGATGGACTTTGCCGCCTCGCCGAGGCGCCCCACGGTCGATTCAGGTCCGCGGGCCTTGAGGAGGTACAGCCAGCGGCCCTCTGATTTTGCCTCGGCCCACACTGTCTGAAACGCGGCCTCGTTCTTTGCGGCGCCCAGCATCATCCTGCCCACCACCATGGGCCCTATCCCGTCGCCGACGGGCTGGCCCGCCCGGAAGGCGGGGACGGCGTCCCGGAACGCCTCGGCCTGCTCCATCACAAACGGGAGGGCCATCTGCAGCGGCAGTATCAGGGGAAAGTTGTTCTGCCTCTTGGCCGTAAGGTACAGGTGGTTTACCGTCTTGTGCAGCAGGCGCAGCACGGACGCTATCTCGAGCAGCGTGAGCATTCTCGATATCTCAAGCTCATCCGCGCCGGGATGCATCGATTTTACGCGCGCCCGGGTGAGATCCTCCCTGGACCTTACTATGTGCCGCAGCTTGGGCACAATCCCCGCCGGGTCCATATCTACGGGCATTATGGTGAAATAATCCAGCAGGCCTGACATGCCCCCGGGCCCGCCGGCAAACTCTGCAAGCGCCCCCTCTGATTCATCGCGGTATTTCAGCAGTTTCGCCACGTCTTTTTTTATCTGGTTGGAGGTGACATACAGCTGTATGCGCTGCCCGTAGAACACAAAGAGTATGATTGGTATTATCCAGACGAGCATCATCAGGGCGTCAGTGTCGGAGCCAAAGAGCTCCTCCATCCCGAGCCACCCAAGATCCAACGGGCGGCGGTCCGCCGCTTCCAAATTAAACCATTCGAAGGGCGCCCCCGGCGGCCACAGGCCCTTCTTCCGGGCAACCGCCCTGCCGCGGCCCGCGGGGCGTGAATCCGCTTAAGGCTTTTTATTATAGTGGATAAGGGATCCCATAAATGCCGCAGACAAAGCCCATAATCAGCGTGGAGAACGTGGTGGCGTCGGCCTCTGTCGACCAGAAGATGGACCTCAACGAGATAACCAGGACGTTCCCCGATGTGGAGTACCACCCCGATCAGTTTCCGGGGCTCGTCTTCCGGCTCAAGAGCCCCAAGACGGCGACCCTGATATTCACCTCCGGTAAGATGGTCTGCACGGGCTCAAAGTCCGAAGAGATGGCAAGAAAGGCCGTAAAGACCGTCGTGCAAAAGCTGCGCAAGGGCGGCATAAAGGTCAAAAAAGAGGCGGTCGTCGAGATACAGAACATTGTCGCGTCGATAAACCTCGGAGGCAAGATCCACCTGGAACAGGCCGCAAGGACCCTCCCGCGCAGCATGTACGAGCCTGAACAGTTCCCCGGGCTCATACACAGGATGCTCGACCCAAAGACGGTCATACTGCTCTTCTCGTCGGGCAAGCTCGTCTGCACGGGCGCCAAGAAGGAGCCCGATGTATACAGGTCGGTCAACAACCTGCACGCGCTATTGGAAGAAAAAGACCTGATGATATACGAGTGAGGCCCTCAGCCCCGCGCTATATAAGACGAGCTGGAAACTTTTTATATTTTGCCGAAATCGGCGCCTAATAGAATAAAGCGACTGTAAGGGAAGAATGGCACCATGCCGGGAGCCGGAGTTACTGCCCCCATTGGCATACTGCCCCTTACAGCCGGATACACTAAACAAGTCTAATATATTAACCTGCCATGCCGCGCATGTGGCCGAGATAAGATCCGAGGTACTCATAGAGGCGCCGCTGGAGCGCGTATGGGAGATAGTCTCCGATATAGACAACGAGCCAAAGTTCTGGAAGGGCACAAAGGAGGTGCGCAACATATCTGCCGACGGCGGCAGGATAAGCAGGGAGGTCACCCTTGCATTTGGCGATAAAAAGTGCACGCAGGATGTGACCATCACGCCCCGCGAGAGCATAGACGTGCTGTTTACCGGCGGCATGATAAAGGGCACAAAAAGAGTCGAGCTGGAGCCCCGCGACGGCGCGGTGGCGCTGCGCGCCATCTGGAACATAAAGATGGGCGGGATGATAGGGCCGTTTAGCGGCATAGTTGGAAGGCATGTGCGGAAGGGCACCGAGAGCGCCCTGCACCTGATAAAGGAGGAGGCCGAGCGCTGAATATCGCACTGGATGCGGCAA
Coding sequences within it:
- a CDS encoding serine protease inhibitor (COG4826), whose product is MPGGRPLRKAYLAAAAAAVVAAAVGYVVLPASDTRDTPEPVEMGTSELAGTGPTDLAGLPVVSASEIESAVIPQEIADSNNGFAADFYRQVSGEEGNIFFSPLGMYAAFSMLYEGAGGEGAKELEDAFGFEPDARARHNMTAHVMASINRDNPHAELVMANALWPFVGEISPGYLDVGRSTYLATIENPGEDPIDRINGWVSDATNEKIPEVIDELNPYTVLVITNAIYFKGAWVKPFAPEYTQENEWHGPSGGSAEYMYAKDRFSYAEYDGLQVLRMPYEGDRLSMVVLLPEPGGMRELEESLSAGQMREWTGGLSERDVDVLLPKFTASTRYDLKEHLLNLGVNHIFKEGALNGITLFAFVSDAVHVAFVDVNEEGAEAAAVTRIDGVVESGIMSNRFVADRPFLFLIQDDESGTILFMGRVSEP
- a CDS encoding methionine aminopeptidase (COG0024), which produces MQDGIRGVETADYVKAGAIAAEVREMARSKDWVGRTVSEICDEIEGEIRRRGAKCAFPVNTSINEVAAHYTAEPGDGLAIKEGDLVKIDLGAQINGFIADTAVTVNYDPRYDGLVEAAEDALKGAMAMIKEGVKSRDIGRAIEGVIKRHGCKPIANLSGHSLDRYTIHAGRSIPNILSLGSFRLSGSDAYACEPFVTTGDGLGFVREGRTKNIYALATRKRTKDAEADRMLNYIWENFNMLPFALRWLVGEWEEPRARELLDILIGKKAVRAYPVLVEANGERVAQAEHTFIPRDDGVTVTTMAAP
- a CDS encoding uncharacterized protein conserved in archaea (COG4046), with product MEELFGSDTDALMMLVWIIPIILFVFYGQRIQLYVTSNQIKKDVAKLLKYRDESEGALAEFAGGPGGMSGLLDYFTIMPVDMDPAGIVPKLRHIVRSREDLTRARVKSMHPGADELEISRMLTLLEIASVLRLLHKTVNHLYLTAKRQNNFPLILPLQMALPFVMEQAEAFRDAVPAFRAGQPVGDGIGPMVVGRMMLGAAKNEAAFQTVWAEAKSEGRWLYLLKARGPESTVGRLGEAAKSIIEQRRPDAVIMVDAALMMEGEESASVARGFGAAIGGLGIERFEIEEAAAAAGIPVYSIIVRQSAKEAVGLMPKSVAEAADGVRVQLLEMIRDSTTEGEAVLVIGVGNTAGISQ
- a CDS encoding TATA-box binding protein (TBP), component of TFIID and TFIIIB (COG2101), with amino-acid sequence MPQTKPIISVENVVASASVDQKMDLNEITRTFPDVEYHPDQFPGLVFRLKSPKTATLIFTSGKMVCTGSKSEEMARKAVKTVVQKLRKGGIKVKKEAVVEIQNIVASINLGGKIHLEQAARTLPRSMYEPEQFPGLIHRMLDPKTVILLFSSGKLVCTGAKKEPDVYRSVNNLHALLEEKDLMIYE